From a region of the Streptomyces sp. B21-083 genome:
- a CDS encoding universal stress protein: MKNTAVRNEVIVGIDPREQSVPALAWAVDEAVRRRLSLRLVMAVPPLPGGQHIDTPWRRTMLRAQGEDALSEAVATVRALHAKVPLTTELLDGMPSAVLCQKAAQAQLIVVGSRRLTRPEELFSAGSVAVPVSAQGDCPVVVVREPEHAGERHPHLVVGVDGSESSRAAVEFAVEEAALHGAALRAVWVWRRPVVSFGDEAAGLEERRRILSETVAGWADKYPDVQITREVLRGHPVEQLALASVSALVVVVGRQGRGGYSGMRLGSVVHGLLHRAECPVITVPESRHG; encoded by the coding sequence ATGAAGAACACCGCTGTACGCAACGAGGTGATTGTCGGGATCGACCCACGCGAGCAGTCCGTTCCGGCGCTCGCCTGGGCGGTCGACGAGGCTGTCCGCAGGCGGTTGTCCCTCCGGCTGGTGATGGCGGTACCACCCCTGCCCGGCGGGCAGCACATCGACACACCCTGGCGTCGCACAATGCTCAGGGCTCAGGGCGAAGACGCGCTTTCTGAGGCGGTCGCCACGGTGCGGGCACTGCACGCGAAAGTGCCTCTGACGACGGAACTGCTCGACGGCATGCCGTCGGCGGTGCTCTGCCAGAAGGCGGCGCAGGCCCAGTTGATCGTCGTTGGTTCCCGTCGGCTCACTCGACCGGAGGAGCTCTTCAGCGCGGGCTCGGTGGCCGTGCCGGTCAGTGCCCAGGGGGACTGCCCGGTTGTTGTGGTCAGGGAGCCGGAGCACGCGGGTGAGCGGCATCCCCATCTCGTCGTGGGTGTCGACGGCAGCGAATCCTCCAGGGCCGCCGTGGAGTTCGCTGTAGAAGAGGCAGCGCTGCACGGCGCTGCCCTGCGGGCCGTGTGGGTATGGCGGCGGCCCGTCGTGTCCTTCGGCGACGAAGCGGCGGGGCTTGAGGAACGGCGCCGGATCCTGTCCGAGACCGTGGCGGGATGGGCGGACAAGTATCCGGATGTGCAGATCACCCGTGAAGTCCTGCGCGGCCACCCGGTGGAGCAACTGGCACTCGCTTCGGTCAGCGCCTTGGTGGTCGTCGTCGGCAGGCAGGGGCGCGGGGGTTACTCCGGCATGAGGCTGGGGTCGGTGGTTCATGGCCTGCTGCACCGAGCGGAGTGCCCGGTGATCACCGTGCCCGAGTCCCGGCACGGCTGA
- a CDS encoding DUF6375 family protein has protein sequence MRIWNGYGSEHSMNLVLIGRFETVTGAQAAEERMEALQALAEAAWSDDDWQSPEERMPRELGEALSQMKLYDMGRSDVDAFALDHNVTREAQTVRIWTDESDVQGFLKVLLHHGAKVEVFSRHTWDEDAVTRSDATDASNSRSDGGSD, from the coding sequence ATGAGGATCTGGAACGGCTACGGCTCGGAGCACTCGATGAACCTCGTTCTGATCGGCCGATTCGAGACGGTCACCGGTGCGCAAGCAGCGGAGGAGCGGATGGAGGCACTGCAGGCCCTCGCCGAGGCTGCGTGGTCCGACGACGACTGGCAGAGTCCCGAGGAACGCATGCCGCGCGAACTCGGCGAAGCACTGAGCCAGATGAAGCTGTATGACATGGGGCGATCCGACGTCGATGCTTTCGCTCTCGATCACAATGTCACCCGTGAGGCGCAGACGGTCCGGATCTGGACCGACGAGTCCGACGTCCAGGGATTCCTGAAGGTCCTCCTCCACCACGGTGCGAAAGTCGAGGTGTTCTCGCGCCACACGTGGGACGAGGACGCTGTCACCCGATCCGATGCCACGGACGCGAGCAACAGCCGGAGCGACGGTGGATCTGACTGA
- a CDS encoding cation-translocating P-type ATPase, with protein sequence MPGDHRARVPARLSRNSDRRVNRNWTGEAVSPNRTDTAPASDAGDTGLSHEEAARRLTRYGPNEVTAERAVPLYARVAAQLRDPLIMVLLAAIALTLAIGDHADSVVIALVIVANTTVGVVQEIRADQAVAALSALSAPSARVLRDGAATEVPSSAVVPGDVLLLGEGDIVPADARLTEASSLLIDESMLTGESVPVDKAVPSRGRDSSGQQELDASEPQQDTGALRAGTVVVRGRGVALATATGKASALGRIAELLDTRPQTTPLQHRLAALGRVLALVTLALCLLVFVLGLVRGTAPGTMAVTAISLAVAAVPESLPAVVTLALALGARRMAVRHALVRRLPAVETLGSVSVLATDKTGTLTEGRMVVERVWTPQGEADLTGSGYEPVGEVRVDGQPAYGRELAAVRELLTAAALCNDAELRPPHGAESGWAALGDPMEAALLTAAVKAGCEDRRTLHRRYPRTDEEPFDSLRKRMTTLHRAPDSAVLVCLKGAPESVLDHAVLDEPEPLVEVARGNAAQLAAQGFRVLAVASGLRDGTPGRARDAETGLRLLGLAALSDPPKVAAARTLADCRAAGINAVLITGDHPATAEAIADRVGLLDSGTAHGRVVTGQALAAGDVPDPTQVRIFARTDPKQKLDIVEAWRAHGHVTAMTGDGVNDGPALRHADIGVAMGRRGTEVARQAADLVLTDDELSTVVAAVEEGRRVYDNIRRFLLYALAGGTAEILVMLLGPLLGLSLPLRAGQILWINLLTHGLTGVAMGAEPVSPGAMRRPPRPPGQHVLGDGLWQRMLFLAAVVTAGSLTAGLAARAMDLPWQSVLFLSLLAAQLGVVLGLRDRLLTRENLFLPAAVAVSAGLAAAALYVPFLRAVLSTVALDWTEIALAVAAGGLGYLAARVGGRGQGRWSST encoded by the coding sequence GTGCCCGGTGATCACCGTGCCCGAGTCCCGGCACGGCTGAGCCGGAACTCGGACCGTCGAGTGAACCGGAACTGGACGGGAGAAGCCGTGTCACCTAACCGGACCGACACCGCTCCGGCGTCGGACGCGGGTGACACCGGGCTCAGCCATGAGGAGGCGGCGCGTCGCCTGACTCGGTACGGTCCCAACGAAGTGACCGCCGAACGCGCCGTTCCCCTGTACGCACGCGTGGCGGCGCAGCTCCGCGATCCGCTGATCATGGTGCTGCTCGCGGCCATCGCCCTGACCCTGGCGATCGGCGACCACGCCGACTCCGTTGTGATCGCACTCGTCATCGTGGCGAATACGACCGTGGGCGTGGTGCAGGAGATCAGAGCCGATCAGGCGGTCGCCGCGCTGTCGGCGCTGTCGGCACCGAGCGCGCGTGTGCTCCGGGACGGCGCCGCGACGGAGGTGCCATCTTCGGCGGTGGTGCCGGGTGACGTCCTGTTGCTCGGCGAGGGCGACATCGTGCCTGCCGACGCTCGGCTCACGGAGGCGTCGTCGCTTCTGATCGACGAGTCCATGCTGACCGGCGAGTCCGTGCCCGTCGACAAGGCTGTGCCGTCCCGCGGGCGGGATTCCTCCGGGCAACAGGAATTGGATGCCTCTGAGCCCCAGCAGGACACCGGGGCATTGCGCGCCGGCACGGTCGTGGTCCGCGGCAGAGGTGTGGCACTGGCGACGGCTACCGGGAAGGCCAGCGCGCTGGGAAGAATCGCCGAACTGCTGGACACGCGTCCCCAGACCACACCGTTGCAACATCGGCTGGCCGCACTGGGGCGGGTCCTCGCGCTGGTCACGCTCGCACTGTGTCTGCTGGTCTTCGTCCTGGGGCTCGTCCGGGGCACCGCCCCGGGGACGATGGCCGTGACGGCGATCAGTCTTGCTGTGGCCGCCGTCCCCGAGTCGCTGCCCGCCGTGGTCACCCTGGCTCTGGCCCTCGGCGCACGTCGCATGGCCGTCCGGCATGCGCTGGTGCGCCGCTTGCCGGCCGTGGAGACTCTGGGGTCGGTGAGCGTGCTGGCGACCGACAAGACCGGCACGCTCACTGAAGGCCGCATGGTGGTCGAGCGTGTGTGGACGCCTCAGGGGGAGGCGGACCTCACCGGCTCCGGATACGAACCCGTCGGTGAGGTACGAGTCGACGGGCAACCGGCGTACGGCCGCGAGCTCGCGGCCGTACGGGAACTGCTCACCGCTGCCGCCCTGTGCAACGACGCCGAGCTGCGGCCGCCGCATGGTGCGGAGAGCGGCTGGGCTGCACTCGGGGACCCCATGGAGGCTGCGCTCCTCACGGCCGCGGTCAAAGCCGGATGCGAGGACCGCCGCACACTGCACCGGAGGTACCCGAGGACGGACGAGGAGCCCTTCGACAGCCTCCGCAAGAGGATGACCACGCTGCATCGCGCCCCGGACAGCGCCGTGCTCGTGTGCCTGAAGGGTGCCCCGGAATCAGTACTGGACCACGCCGTGCTGGACGAGCCGGAGCCGTTGGTCGAAGTCGCCCGGGGGAACGCCGCACAGCTGGCCGCCCAGGGCTTCCGCGTCCTCGCTGTGGCGTCAGGTCTGCGAGACGGCACGCCCGGCCGGGCACGGGACGCCGAGACGGGCCTGCGGCTACTGGGCCTTGCAGCGCTCAGCGACCCGCCCAAGGTAGCCGCTGCCAGGACCCTCGCCGACTGCAGAGCCGCCGGCATCAACGCCGTACTGATCACGGGTGACCACCCCGCGACCGCGGAGGCGATCGCTGACCGGGTGGGGCTGCTCGATTCCGGTACGGCGCACGGTCGGGTGGTCACCGGCCAGGCACTGGCAGCCGGTGACGTGCCGGATCCCACGCAGGTACGGATCTTCGCGCGCACGGACCCGAAGCAGAAACTCGACATCGTCGAGGCGTGGCGGGCTCACGGACATGTCACGGCGATGACGGGCGACGGCGTCAACGACGGCCCGGCGCTGCGGCACGCGGACATCGGCGTCGCGATGGGGCGTCGGGGGACCGAAGTGGCGCGGCAGGCCGCCGATCTCGTGCTGACGGACGACGAGCTGTCGACCGTGGTGGCCGCGGTCGAAGAGGGCCGACGCGTCTACGACAACATTCGCCGCTTCCTGCTGTACGCGCTGGCCGGCGGCACGGCGGAGATCCTGGTGATGCTGCTCGGACCTCTGCTCGGGCTGTCTCTTCCCCTGCGCGCCGGACAGATCCTGTGGATCAACCTGCTGACGCATGGCCTGACCGGGGTGGCCATGGGCGCCGAGCCGGTGTCACCGGGAGCCATGCGCAGACCACCACGTCCTCCTGGCCAGCATGTTCTGGGTGACGGGCTGTGGCAGCGGATGCTGTTCCTCGCGGCGGTGGTGACCGCGGGATCCCTCACGGCGGGGCTCGCGGCGCGCGCCATGGACTTGCCCTGGCAGAGTGTGCTGTTCCTGTCCCTGCTCGCGGCGCAGCTCGGCGTGGTGCTCGGGCTGCGGGACCGTCTGCTGACTCGGGAGAACCTGTTCCTGCCGGCGGCGGTCGCCGTCTCGGCCGGGCTCGCGGCCGCTGCCCTGTATGTGCCCTTCCTCCGCGCGGTGCTCAGTACGGTCGCGCTCGACTGGACAGAGATCGCCCTGGCGGTCGCAGCAGGTGGACTCGGCTATCTTGCCGCGCGTGTAGGCGGGCGCGGTCAAGGGCGGTGGTCGTCGACGTGA
- a CDS encoding tyrosine-type recombinase/integrase, protein MLKAAPVNTSQAMAYDLVLWLTFLWVSRGRRDWREATSGDRAAYKQWRTADPRGPHVALTTWDREVADINTFYNWAVYHGYTRANPIVQRESRIRDPHHHGAGTTTPAEASRQGSLNDVEWMTAAMYRLWRDIGLRGLSASGLPNPSFRGRFASRNATYSDLMIRTGLRLCEQTALSLFDIPTLLPGVDNARAWLPEAIAKGGSARWVYYPASVLQALRDYAEMERLDAIDYARDKGLYEQVRDPLIVTDRRDPVVFVGGNRITVDKLDSHERQRLFIVTPDGLEPAALWLNESGLPSGNSCWQEVFRAGNRRCRRAGVDLSSHPHKLRHSFAVITLEQLWRGHLHDLAESNPGHRQTYQMVFGDPLNWVRIRLGHRSITTTLKYLHTLQELEMQTRMALVPDTWEPVAAAAAQPASEITADSEGAA, encoded by the coding sequence ATGCTCAAGGCCGCGCCAGTCAACACCAGCCAGGCGATGGCCTACGACCTGGTGCTATGGCTCACGTTCTTGTGGGTCAGCCGGGGCCGTCGCGACTGGCGCGAGGCCACCTCGGGGGATCGCGCTGCCTACAAACAGTGGAGGACGGCAGACCCCCGCGGGCCGCATGTCGCCTTGACGACGTGGGACCGGGAAGTCGCCGACATCAACACCTTCTACAACTGGGCGGTCTATCACGGCTATACGCGCGCGAACCCGATCGTCCAGCGCGAGAGCCGCATCCGCGATCCTCACCACCACGGTGCCGGCACCACCACTCCCGCCGAGGCATCCCGGCAAGGCTCTCTCAACGATGTCGAGTGGATGACCGCGGCCATGTACCGGCTGTGGCGGGACATAGGCCTGCGCGGTCTTTCCGCATCCGGGCTGCCCAACCCGTCCTTCCGGGGCAGGTTCGCCTCCCGAAACGCCACCTACAGCGACCTCATGATCCGCACCGGACTGAGGCTGTGCGAGCAGACCGCACTCTCGCTGTTCGACATCCCCACGCTGCTGCCTGGAGTTGACAACGCCCGCGCATGGCTGCCTGAGGCGATCGCGAAGGGCGGCTCGGCCCGCTGGGTCTACTACCCTGCCTCGGTCCTTCAGGCGCTTCGGGACTACGCCGAGATGGAACGGCTGGACGCCATCGACTACGCCCGCGACAAGGGGTTGTACGAGCAGGTCCGCGATCCGTTGATCGTCACCGACCGGCGTGACCCCGTCGTCTTCGTCGGCGGGAATCGGATCACCGTGGACAAGCTCGACAGCCATGAGCGGCAGCGGTTGTTCATCGTCACTCCCGACGGCTTGGAGCCAGCCGCACTGTGGCTCAATGAATCGGGCCTGCCCAGCGGAAATTCCTGCTGGCAGGAGGTATTCAGAGCGGGCAACCGACGCTGCCGCCGGGCGGGGGTGGACCTGTCCTCACACCCTCACAAACTGAGGCATTCCTTCGCCGTCATCACCCTTGAACAGCTCTGGCGAGGACATCTGCATGACCTCGCCGAGTCCAACCCCGGGCACCGCCAGACCTACCAGATGGTCTTCGGCGACCCCTTGAACTGGGTCCGCATCAGACTCGGTCACCGATCGATCACCACGACCTTGAAATATCTGCACACCCTCCAGGAACTGGAGATGCAAACCCGCATGGCCCTGGTCCCGGACACTTGGGAACCCGTCGCCGCTGCGGCTGCCCAGCCTGCCTCCGAGATCACGGCAGATTCCGAGGGCGCGGCATGA
- the egtD gene encoding L-histidine N(alpha)-methyltransferase, translated as MNDNRAYGYTDTLEAEHYAKALRSDISDGLTRTPKSTAPTWFYDARGSELFEEITQLPEYPLWRAELGLLQLHAQDIAVRTGARSLVELGSGSSTKSKLIIEALGPSGLHYVPVDVSADALHQASAQLVQDYPGIRLHALRADFTTSLVLPTLPEDGPRLIAFLGSTLGNFRRPARGPFLRGLRDILRPEDFLLIGADLVKTEQEMIVAYDDAQGVTAEFDKHLLHVLNRELNADFDPDAFDHVSVWNGTESHIEMRLRSRVEQLVKIRDLDLAVHFARGEEWITERSAKFTQAGLQEEMTEAGLRTNQLWADTNAGFALILATAR; from the coding sequence ATGAACGACAACCGGGCCTATGGCTACACCGACACTCTCGAGGCCGAGCACTACGCCAAGGCACTTCGCTCTGACATCAGCGACGGACTGACCCGCACCCCGAAGTCCACGGCGCCCACGTGGTTCTATGACGCCCGGGGCAGCGAACTCTTCGAGGAAATCACCCAGCTCCCGGAATACCCCTTGTGGCGGGCGGAACTGGGACTGCTCCAACTCCATGCCCAGGACATCGCTGTGCGGACCGGAGCACGAAGCCTTGTCGAGCTCGGGTCCGGGAGCTCAACGAAGTCCAAGCTGATCATCGAGGCACTGGGGCCGAGCGGATTGCACTACGTCCCTGTCGACGTCAGTGCAGACGCGCTCCATCAGGCCAGCGCCCAACTCGTCCAGGACTACCCGGGGATCCGTCTGCACGCCCTCCGCGCCGACTTCACGACTTCCCTCGTCCTACCGACGCTGCCCGAGGACGGCCCACGCCTCATCGCCTTCCTTGGCAGCACGCTCGGGAATTTCCGACGCCCGGCCCGTGGACCGTTCCTCCGCGGGCTCCGAGACATCCTCCGCCCCGAAGACTTCCTTCTCATCGGCGCTGACCTGGTCAAAACCGAGCAGGAAATGATCGTCGCCTATGATGACGCTCAGGGCGTCACGGCCGAGTTCGACAAACATCTGTTGCACGTCTTGAACCGCGAGCTGAACGCCGACTTCGATCCGGATGCCTTCGACCACGTATCGGTGTGGAACGGCACGGAAAGCCACATCGAAATGAGACTGCGCAGCCGAGTCGAACAGCTCGTCAAGATTCGAGACCTTGACCTGGCAGTGCACTTCGCACGCGGAGAAGAATGGATCACCGAGCGGAGCGCGAAATTCACGCAGGCCGGACTTCAGGAAGAAATGACTGAAGCGGGTCTCCGTACGAATCAGCTTTGGGCAGACACCAACGCCGGCTTTGCGCTCATCCTCGCCACTGCTCGCTGA
- the egtC gene encoding ergothioneine biosynthesis protein EgtC has protein sequence MCRQLAFLGIPEALGSVLVDPPHGLYRQSWAPRRQRHGTVNADGFGVGWYAEGDPVPARYRRAGPVWADPSFADLARVVRTTALLAAVRDATLAGADGEAAAAPFAAGAWLFGHNGAVKGWPGSLAPLVQALPGEELLSMEARTDSAFIWALVLHRLHAGDDVGRALARTVLEVDAAAPGSRLNLLLTDGETIAATTWGDSLFHLTGPGPRTVVASEPYDDDPRWQEVPDRTLVIASRTEVRLTPLQDVSGDLASVPPEELRT, from the coding sequence ATGTGCCGTCAACTGGCCTTCCTGGGCATCCCGGAGGCGCTCGGCAGCGTTCTGGTGGACCCGCCGCACGGGCTGTACCGGCAGTCGTGGGCGCCCCGGCGCCAGCGGCACGGGACCGTCAACGCGGATGGTTTCGGAGTCGGTTGGTACGCCGAGGGCGATCCGGTACCGGCCCGCTACCGGCGTGCCGGGCCGGTCTGGGCGGACCCGTCCTTCGCCGACCTCGCCCGGGTCGTGCGGACCACCGCGCTGCTCGCCGCCGTACGCGACGCGACGCTGGCCGGCGCCGACGGTGAGGCCGCCGCGGCGCCCTTCGCGGCCGGTGCCTGGCTGTTCGGGCACAACGGGGCCGTCAAAGGCTGGCCGGGGTCCCTCGCGCCCCTTGTACAGGCGCTGCCCGGCGAGGAGTTGCTGTCGATGGAGGCACGCACCGACTCGGCGTTCATCTGGGCCCTGGTGCTGCACCGGCTGCACGCCGGTGACGACGTCGGACGGGCGCTGGCCCGCACCGTCCTGGAGGTCGACGCGGCGGCCCCCGGCTCCCGGCTCAACCTGCTGCTCACCGACGGCGAGACCATCGCGGCGACCACCTGGGGCGACAGCCTCTTCCACCTGACCGGGCCCGGCCCCCGCACGGTCGTGGCATCGGAACCGTACGACGACGATCCCCGCTGGCAGGAGGTACCCGACCGCACCCTCGTCATCGCGAGCCGCACCGAGGTACGGCTCACCCCGCTCCAGGACGTGAGCGGCGACCTGGCATCCGTACCACCCGAGGAGCTTCGTACGTGA
- a CDS encoding radical SAM protein, with protein sequence MSASGVHLFDRVSGVNVLLDEVRVPAGRFSRAPRYLSVALTNACELRCVYCYAPKHAAALDRERVLAWAVELDAAGCLGVGFGGGEPTAYRRFAQLCSDIVQSTSMAVTFTTHGHRLTPELVSSLRGAVHFVRLSVDGVGTTYERLRGRPFAAVVRAAALLGSLSPFGINAVINADTIGELDDLAAFADEVGASELLLLPEQPTAATRGISDADAQRLVEWAATAGTEVRLAISRTGLEAALPTAEAIPGELPLDAHMHLDATGVLRPNAYASTGVPVVGSIMDVVQTLKETG encoded by the coding sequence ATGTCCGCGTCTGGGGTTCACCTGTTCGACCGCGTCTCCGGGGTGAACGTGCTGCTCGACGAGGTGCGTGTTCCCGCTGGGCGGTTCTCCCGCGCTCCGCGGTACCTGTCCGTAGCGCTGACGAACGCGTGCGAGCTCCGCTGCGTCTACTGTTACGCGCCCAAGCATGCCGCTGCGCTCGACAGAGAGCGTGTGCTGGCGTGGGCGGTGGAACTCGACGCCGCCGGATGCCTCGGTGTCGGTTTCGGAGGCGGGGAGCCAACCGCGTACCGACGCTTCGCCCAGCTCTGTTCGGATATCGTCCAGTCCACGTCCATGGCGGTGACTTTCACGACGCACGGGCACCGGCTCACACCAGAACTCGTCAGTTCTCTGCGCGGGGCCGTGCACTTCGTGCGTCTGTCAGTCGACGGGGTCGGCACCACCTACGAGCGGCTCCGCGGCCGGCCGTTCGCAGCCGTAGTCCGGGCGGCTGCATTGCTCGGCTCGCTCTCCCCTTTTGGCATCAACGCGGTCATCAACGCCGACACCATCGGCGAACTTGACGACCTCGCCGCGTTCGCTGACGAGGTCGGTGCGTCCGAACTGCTGCTCCTGCCGGAGCAGCCCACCGCGGCTACCCGCGGCATCAGCGACGCCGACGCACAGCGCCTCGTCGAATGGGCCGCAACCGCAGGAACCGAGGTCCGACTCGCGATCTCGCGTACCGGCCTCGAAGCGGCACTACCGACCGCAGAGGCCATCCCCGGCGAACTCCCCCTCGACGCGCACATGCATCTCGACGCGACCGGCGTCCTGCGCCCCAACGCCTACGCAAGCACGGGAGTGCCAGTCGTGGGTTCCATCATGGACGTCGTGCAGACGCTGAAGGAGACGGGATGA
- a CDS encoding zinc-dependent alcohol dehydrogenase family protein: protein MKALVFHGSGESAWEETEDPGLQEATDAIVRVDAVTICGTDLHILKGDVPEVRPGTVLGHEAVGEIVEVGSDVRSVRPGDRVLVSCITACGRCRFCREGAYGQCRGGGGWILGHLINGTQAEYVRVPHADLSVYPLPGAVDSKDAVLLADIFPTAYEVGVQNGRVRPGDTVAVVGAGPIGLAAIATARLYTPEKIIAVDLASSRLEAAKRLGADAVAAAGEEAEQLVADLTEGLGADVVIEAVGVPESFETCTRMVRPGGHVANIGVHGKPATLHLEDLWIKNVTITTGLVDTHSTPMLLRMLAAGRLTAASMVTHTFPQDRMEEAYDVFSRAGDTGALKVVLGGEQQDALTIRAS, encoded by the coding sequence ATGAAAGCACTCGTGTTCCACGGCTCCGGCGAGTCCGCCTGGGAGGAAACCGAGGATCCCGGCCTCCAGGAGGCCACCGACGCGATCGTCCGGGTCGACGCCGTGACCATCTGCGGGACCGACCTGCACATCCTCAAGGGCGATGTGCCGGAGGTACGCCCCGGCACGGTGCTCGGGCATGAAGCCGTCGGTGAGATCGTCGAGGTGGGCAGTGACGTGCGCAGTGTCCGCCCCGGCGACCGCGTCCTGGTCTCGTGCATCACGGCGTGCGGACGCTGCCGTTTCTGCCGGGAGGGGGCATACGGACAGTGTCGCGGCGGCGGAGGCTGGATCCTCGGCCATCTGATCAACGGCACCCAGGCCGAGTACGTCCGCGTGCCGCACGCTGATCTGTCCGTGTACCCGCTTCCCGGTGCGGTGGACAGCAAGGACGCCGTCCTGCTGGCCGACATCTTCCCCACCGCCTACGAGGTGGGTGTGCAGAACGGACGTGTACGGCCCGGAGACACCGTCGCCGTGGTCGGAGCGGGACCCATCGGGCTCGCCGCGATTGCCACCGCCCGGCTGTACACGCCCGAGAAGATCATTGCCGTGGACCTCGCGTCGTCCCGGCTGGAGGCCGCGAAGCGCCTAGGTGCCGATGCCGTGGCCGCCGCGGGCGAAGAAGCCGAGCAGCTGGTCGCCGACCTCACCGAAGGACTCGGAGCCGACGTGGTCATCGAAGCGGTCGGGGTGCCGGAAAGTTTCGAGACGTGCACGCGCATGGTGCGGCCCGGCGGGCATGTGGCCAACATTGGCGTGCACGGCAAGCCCGCGACACTGCACCTCGAAGACCTGTGGATCAAGAACGTGACGATCACCACCGGCCTGGTCGACACGCACTCCACTCCCATGCTGCTGCGCATGCTGGCCGCCGGTCGTCTGACTGCGGCGTCCATGGTCACCCATACTTTCCCGCAGGACCGTATGGAAGAGGCATACGACGTCTTCTCACGGGCCGGCGACACCGGTGCGCTCAAGGTCGTTCTCGGCGGGGAGCAGCAAGATGCCCTGACGATCCGGGCGTCATGA
- the egtB gene encoding ergothioneine biosynthesis protein EgtB: protein MTDPALEPEVLRERALAALTTARERTALLTSVDDPELTAQHSPLMSPLVWDLAHIGNQEELWLLRAVAGREAMRPEIDGLYDAFEHSRAERPSLPLLPPAEARKYAAEVRGRALDVLESAEFEGTGAQLTRAGFAFGMIAQHEQQHDETMLITHQLRTGPAVLRAPDPAPAPPFTGPSEVLVPGGPFTMGTSTEPWSLDNERPAHRREVAPFFIDTTPVTNGAYQAFIAAGGYDDQRWWTPDGWAHVRGHSLYAPQFWFRDGGQWLRRRFGVTEEVPPEEPVVHVCWYEADAYARWAGRRLPTEVEWEKAARHDPATGRSTRYPWGDADPGPEHANLGQRHLRPAPAGSYPAGESPLGVRQLIGDVWEWTSSDFLPYPGFSMFPYKEYSEVFFGPEYKVLRGGSFAVDAVACRGTFRNWDYPIRRQIFSGFRTARTPDGV, encoded by the coding sequence ATGACCGACCCCGCCCTGGAACCGGAGGTGCTCCGGGAACGCGCTCTCGCGGCGCTGACCACCGCGCGGGAGCGGACCGCGCTCCTCACCTCGGTCGACGATCCCGAACTCACCGCGCAGCACTCGCCGTTGATGTCCCCGCTGGTGTGGGACCTCGCACACATCGGCAACCAGGAGGAGCTGTGGCTGCTGCGCGCGGTCGCCGGCCGGGAGGCGATGCGACCCGAGATCGACGGCCTGTACGACGCCTTCGAGCACTCGCGCGCCGAACGGCCCTCGCTGCCGCTGCTGCCGCCCGCCGAGGCCCGTAAGTACGCGGCGGAGGTGCGCGGGCGTGCCCTGGACGTGCTGGAGAGCGCCGAGTTCGAAGGTACGGGCGCACAGCTGACCAGGGCCGGGTTCGCCTTCGGGATGATCGCCCAGCACGAACAGCAGCACGACGAGACGATGCTGATCACCCATCAGCTGCGGACCGGGCCGGCGGTTCTCCGGGCTCCGGACCCGGCGCCCGCTCCCCCGTTCACCGGGCCGTCCGAAGTCCTGGTACCCGGTGGGCCGTTCACGATGGGCACCTCCACCGAGCCGTGGTCCCTGGACAACGAACGGCCCGCGCACCGGCGGGAGGTGGCGCCCTTCTTCATCGACACGACTCCTGTGACCAACGGCGCCTATCAGGCGTTCATCGCGGCCGGCGGCTACGACGACCAGCGCTGGTGGACACCGGACGGTTGGGCGCATGTGCGCGGGCACTCCCTGTACGCACCGCAGTTCTGGTTCCGGGACGGCGGGCAGTGGCTGCGGCGGCGGTTCGGGGTCACCGAGGAGGTGCCGCCCGAGGAGCCCGTCGTGCACGTCTGCTGGTACGAGGCGGACGCGTACGCCCGCTGGGCCGGGCGCCGGCTGCCCACCGAGGTGGAGTGGGAGAAGGCCGCGCGGCACGACCCGGCGACCGGCCGCTCGACGCGCTACCCGTGGGGCGACGCCGACCCGGGGCCCGAGCACGCCAACCTCGGTCAGCGGCATCTGCGTCCGGCGCCCGCAGGAAGCTATCCGGCCGGCGAATCGCCGCTCGGGGTGAGGCAGTTGATCGGCGACGTGTGGGAGTGGACGTCGAGCGACTTCCTCCCCTACCCGGGGTTCAGCATGTTCCCGTACAAGGAGTACTCGGAGGTGTTCTTCGGCCCCGAGTACAAGGTGCTGCGCGGTGGTTCGTTCGCCGTGGACGCGGTGGCCTGCCGGGGGACTTTCCGCAACTGGGACTATCCGATCCGGCGGCAGATCTTCTCCGGGTTCCGTACCGCCCGTACCCCGGACGGTGTCTGA